The following proteins come from a genomic window of Streptomyces sp. NBC_01716:
- a CDS encoding GNAT family N-acetyltransferase, with translation MTETTTPATSAAYEISTDPARLDADRIHQWLSTDAYWALGRDRDVQDKAIAGSLNFGAYDADSGEQVAYARVVTDHATFAWLCDVYVAPVARGKGLGTELVAAVRDHLTPLGVRRMMLATEDAHGVYEKVGFKSLENPLMWMTLDLQVPS, from the coding sequence ATGACCGAGACGACGACCCCCGCGACCTCCGCCGCGTACGAGATCTCGACCGACCCCGCACGCCTCGACGCGGACCGGATCCACCAGTGGCTCTCGACGGACGCGTACTGGGCGCTCGGCCGCGACCGGGACGTCCAGGACAAGGCGATCGCCGGATCGCTCAACTTCGGTGCGTACGACGCCGACTCGGGCGAACAGGTCGCCTACGCCCGCGTCGTCACCGATCACGCCACCTTCGCCTGGCTCTGCGACGTGTACGTCGCCCCCGTCGCCCGAGGCAAGGGGCTCGGCACCGAACTCGTCGCCGCCGTACGTGATCACCTCACCCCCCTGGGGGTGCGGCGCATGATGCTGGCCACGGAGGACGCCCACGGCGTGTACGAGAAGGTGGGGTTCAAGTCACTCGAAAACCCCCTGATGTGGATGACTCTGGACCTTCAGGTCCCCTCTTGA